One segment of Terriglobales bacterium DNA contains the following:
- a CDS encoding sigma-70 family RNA polymerase sigma factor, whose amino-acid sequence MADPLASSTRAKAADSAQLSGSSGVNSGVSSVALKQAGFAGLGGTTNQAPSGEAALTLAPGVIVELSDSEIMLRVKAGDDSAFDYLVQKFRRSMIGFMFRMARNQSVAEELAQEVFLRVYRSRQSYAAEAKFSTWLYRIATNLALNHLRDTKAERAEVSVSLDEPDEESGRSLDVADNHCTIEEELVQRERMQKIRSHVEALPERQRLAVLMHKYQEMDYREISNVLKMSESATKSLLFRAYETLREKLKDLL is encoded by the coding sequence GTGGCAGACCCGCTAGCCTCTTCCACGCGGGCCAAAGCCGCTGATTCCGCGCAACTTTCCGGCTCCAGCGGGGTTAACTCGGGTGTGAGCAGCGTTGCGCTGAAACAAGCCGGTTTTGCTGGCCTGGGAGGCACGACAAATCAAGCGCCTTCCGGCGAGGCAGCCCTGACGCTCGCGCCGGGAGTCATCGTCGAGCTTTCCGACTCCGAGATCATGCTGCGAGTGAAGGCCGGCGATGATAGCGCCTTCGATTACCTGGTACAGAAATTCCGACGCTCGATGATCGGTTTCATGTTCCGCATGGCGCGGAACCAATCTGTGGCGGAGGAGCTGGCACAAGAGGTCTTTCTGCGGGTTTATCGCTCACGGCAGAGTTATGCGGCCGAGGCCAAGTTCAGCACCTGGTTATACCGGATCGCAACCAACCTGGCGCTGAACCACCTGCGTGACACCAAGGCCGAGCGGGCCGAGGTCAGCGTCAGTCTGGATGAGCCTGACGAGGAAAGTGGCCGGTCGCTCGACGTGGCTGACAACCATTGCACGATAGAAGAAGAGCTGGTGCAACGTGAGCGCATGCAGAAGATACGGAGCCACGTGGAGGCCCTGCCGGAAAGGCAACGGCTGGCGGTTCTCATGCATAAGTATCAGGAGATGGATTATCGGGAGATTTCCAACGTTCTAAAGATGAGTGAATCAGCAACCAAGTCACTGCTGTTTCGGGCCTACGAGACGTTGCGCGAGAAATTGAAGGACTTGCTGTGA